TATTTTACATGATTCATAAACTTAACAAAGTCATAAATGACAgtttatttctttccatctttctgtccTGCCATTCTTACCATGTTAGTTTTAGTTACTAAGGATCAAAAGATGCTTCCGTAACTCTGAAGATCCCACATTCTGACAGTAATTAACAAAGACAGTTAAAGAGGAAGCTGCCCGAAAATCTTTTCTGTGTGTATCATTGGCCAGAACTATTCCATATGCCTGAACTTGATAAGAGTTATAAAACCAACTACCTTAGCTTAGACCATTCACATTTCATTCTCTGGGGATAATATTCATCCTTGAGGGACATGTCTATTCAGAGGAGAGTGAACAAACCGAGCTTTTGTTAGCATAGATGAGGAGTGAGATGACTATTGAGTAGGTGACAATGGATTATCTGATATCAATTAGCATAGCAAAGAACAAGACATTTGAACAAGATTTTGTATTCAGGAAACTTGTAACTAGACAGCATTCAAAGACTGGGGGATAACAAGTGAGCTGACACTGATAGTTTTGATTAAGGTTCAAATATCATGGGAATTTTATATACAGTTCAGCTAAAAGGCAAGTTTTTCTTTTGGCAAAAGCAGCACAGAATTTGTAGGCCAGTCTTGTCATGCACTCTAGGTCTgtagttctctcttgtccagtaagagagcagacacaggattgaaatgtgagagaggctaatgtcctggaggagacaagagccccgagtaaGGGTCCTTCCTCCGTTTTttttaggatcagaaggcttacaagcataATGGACCTGCACAAAGACAATGAAattgtgaacattaactcatgggagtgagggaaagggggttttgaagatatgagGTGTTAAGgatttgggtcaatacaaaacaaagtcTTGGTGCCAGGTAgatggttgtttacagcagacgtgaggccccacctctgtttacctaaacttgcctaggggataagaaagacagagcaagctACCTctgggtcaacaaggcacctttctctTGCTACTTAACTCCACTCTGGGCAACTTTGCCCTGCTGTGGTCTAAagtcctgttttcctgtttttgtccttCCTACCAgggaaagcagctttctgctattgtccTAAGtttgggggtgcttccaccctgaacaCCTAAttttgtttacctaatcttggatgttttcatcctgagatttccTGTTCCaatacctttgtcctatactgggggactttgccctgtttacctaatcttgtttacctaatcttggatgcaTTCATCCTGtggccttctttttctttatgacttGTTAAGCCATTTGTGGAaactcagggaattcctaagcctATTCCCCACAAGTCTCAGAAATTGCATGTGAGGAGATGGGACTAAATGACTTGTTCTGGTCCTGCTTAAATTCCTCATTAGAGTTTATTGCAGTATTGCACACACTATGGATGATCAATAAATTTTCTGTACTAATTGGATTGTACCTATATTGGTTCTTATAACACTGAGTAAGAGCATATATTGGTTCCTATAATAGCAAGTTAGAATTTCATTATAAGTATCACAAGTAAAAGCATTATATTGCTTTCTTGtactaaagtgaaaaaaatggatTTCGTTATTTATTGTGTCCCGGTGacattacatttaattattaCCAACTCAGCCTTGTATTTTGGGAAACAATAATATAACCAAGAATTATCCTTGTAAAGGAGGAAGTCAGGGAACTCAACAGGGGTTGGGGACATGACTTGAAGATCTCAGTTTATGATATTAAAAGCATTACCTTTGGAAGAATTTTCCTTCATAATATTGAACTTAAACATTTATGTACTATATTAACTGCatataaaaattgcaaaataatcGATAGGAAGCAAGTTCAGTAAGATTGCTTAGAGTATACAAAGGCACTCAATAATTTtcacacgcaaaaaaaaaaaaaacacaagagtgTGGATTTAAAGTCTAATAGGCTCAGGtttatttaatgaaatgttaatatttctcCTCATACCGAAAAGGTATATTGAGAAGGAAGCTGTGATCCTTTTACAATGGATGTAGAGATTATAGGAAAGCACAAGGGGATAAGAAAGGTGAGCCAGTTTAAATGACCTTTATTTAAGCTCcattgaaacaaatgaataagaggATTTATCTAGCAGACTATAAAAtagatttgggaaaaaaaatccaaataccaAATGAATACACTTTCATCAAAGGAAGCTTAGAAGTGTGTAATTATATAGAAAAGTATTTACTCTggatttttaagttaaaaaaactgTATTCATTGAAAATGTTATGCATGATTCTATTatgcataaattaaaatattaataaattacattttgtttgttactgttacatattttagaaaatacccATACTCAAATATGTTTACATGTTTATATTCCagagaaaatttcttaaaaaattaaatgtttagatTAACTGTCAGAAAATTCACCACTAAGTTATTCTACGTGATCTCTGATATATCAAAATAGATGATTCAGTCTAAATGTTCAGATGTAGTAACACTAGCAAGAGAacaatcatttttcttcttttgttagcATTTATGACACAGTTCAGACCATCCCTCATTGAATAATTTATCAGTATACTAGTGAATaatctgagttttcttttccaaataatgttttttaatgaccatttgctgaagagagtttccttttagaaaaaatTGGGGCAGAAATTAAGAAAGTGCTCTGAGAGTAATTGGGGATAGTGTGTTTAAATATATAGAAGACCTCAAAATCAGtatttgtttctaaaaaaatGCTTCTCTTTTAGATTGTGAACTCCTCAAGTAAAAGATGCTATTgctatttatgtatatattttaatatttatttaatatgttttactCCATATGGTGATTAACATAAAATTGACAATAGTTCCTAAATGATTTGCACTCTTATTCCTTTTGTAAACATTATGGCttatattttcacttaaattcCTTCTCTTACACATTTACTGAAGGTATCTTataaaatatcttatatttttgAGACAACATGATACGTGGGATTAACTTATTATACCATATTATTAGCTGTAGTTGAATCTGTAGACTCTGCTGTTTCCTTtgatagccactagccacatgcggctttttctatttttaataaaattggttaaaattaaataaaataaaaaattcagtttagCTGTACTAGCCACATATCAAGTattcaatagccacatgtagttAGTGGCCACCACAGCAATGATAGAACAATTCTGTCATTGCAGAAATTTCAGCTCAAGAGCACTGCAATAGTTTATGCTGTGTGTTGGGAACATGTGGGCCAATAGcaaatttgttgtttttgctttacaAATAATATATGGCAACATCTCTACAAGTTGACTACTGATAATTTTAGGTACTCTATGTAGAGCTTTATGGGTCTCAGCCATATCTAGTAAAAATCCCAATAGATCATGATGCCCAACCATGTTTGTGATAATTGATATATCAGAACTTTGATACTAGGGAAAGTAGTGTGCTAAGTAGAGGGGAGAATGCAAGTCATTGGAAAGTTATTGTTctcattgttaaaataaaaatgtaatcatactctttaaaaattaatacgtCCAGGCCATGTGTTAGAAGCAGATCTCTAGTCTGGTCCAACATACTAAGTACTGAATACTATATTGGGGAAAAGTCAAGAATAGGGagaatatgtcttttttttttttttctctttgaagttctggaacaattttatttttattgatttatttttatataaattattttcacattagctaacatacagcatatacagtgtgctcttggcttcgggagtagattcccatgattcatcacttgcataaaacacccagtgctcatcccaacaagtgccctcctcaaagcccatcatccatattccctgcccctccccactcagtcTTTCCActctcagattgttctctgtatatagAGTCTCTTATGCATAtctctctgtaacttatttttctttcccttcccccatggtcttctgttaagtttctcaacttccatacgtgagtgaaaacatatgatatctgtctttcctttgactgacttatttcacttcgcataataccctctaattccatccacattgttgcaaatggcaagatttcatttttttcattgccgaagagtattccattgtatatatttaccacatctttggggcgcatgggtggctcagttagttaggcatccaacttgaGCCCAGATcagatctcatggcttgtgagttctagccccacgttgggctctgtgctgacagctcagaggctggagcctgcctcagatgtctccctctctctctttccctacccaactcacactcggtctctctctctctttctaaaataaaaacattttaaaaaattctaaatataccacatgttctttatccattcatcagttgatggacatttgggctctttccataatttggctattgttgatagcactgctataaacattgggatgcatatgcccctatgaatcagcatctTTATATCtattggataaattcctaataatgctattgctggatcataggtagttctatttttaattttttgaggaacctccacactgttttccagagtggctgcaccagtttgcattcccaccaacaatgcaagagggtttccctttctccacatccccaccaacatctgttgtttcctcagttgttaattttagccactctgaccgtgtgaggtggtatatgaatgtagctttgatttgtatttccctgatgatgagtgatgttgagcatatttccatgtgtctgtttgccatctggatgtcttctttggaaaaatgtctcttcatgtcttctgcccgtttcttcactggattatttggtttttgggtgttgagtttagtaagttctttatagattgtggatactaacccaatatgccatttacaaatattttctccaatttctttggttgccttttagttttgttgattgtttccttcgctgtgaagAAGGGTTtaaccttgatgaggtcccaatagttcattttgcttttatttcctttgccttcagagacatgtcaaggaagaagttgctgtggccgagatcagaggttgttgcctgttttctcttctagcgttttgatggtttccatctcacttttaggtctttcattcattttgaatttatttttatgtatggtgtaagagagtggtccactatcattcttctgcatgttgtgaTATGCCCAAATTCAAAAGACCCCCaagaacaaaccaccagagtccagagtcaaagccaagtggcaagggtcgtttattgcaggttcaaaCCCGgacctccgcgcactcgttgctGGTGACGCTAAGAGTtcccgagcaaggatcttacagcttcttttatagacaggcacaaacaagttagggatttttcgcggttacagagctgttattgattgacatttaaatttgaacactcagcagaacttgattggttcccacctttttttttcaaaccactcagcagaacttgattggttcccgcctttaggtcagaccacaaccgggcGCGCCCTGGCTGGTTCTGGGAAtggcgcggggggaggggggggggaaggtcttttctttgcagttgtgagtacacctggtaatttttctcttagtctctcattcCCCTCTTTCTTTGGTGCCTTAAGAGCCAATCTTGGATCTTATGTGTCTGACTCAAATGTTTCGGTAATGACAGGTTGGTATTGGGTCCTAAGGACCATCAGTTGGATCGTGTTAACTCAGTCTTTGATAAAGGCAActagtttattaataatataaggcccgaaggtgaggaggagaaggaggagtataAGGGGCCCagctagagcagaaagcagggtggCTAGCCATGGGGACTGATTGAACCAAGACTCAAACCAGCCTTGTTGTTGTTCTCGTTCACGCTTCCATTTGGCCAGGCCTTCTCTAACTTTAGCCATGGACTCTCGGACTACTCCGGTGTGGTCAgcataaaaacaacattcttctctTAAGTCTGCACATAAATCTCCTTGTTGGAGGAAGACTAGATCTAGCCCCCTTCGGTTCTGTAGGACTACTTCAGAAAGGGAAGTTAGGGATTTTTTGAGGTGCGAGATTGAGTCCTCAAGTCTGGCTATATCCTCATCAATGGCTGCCCTTAGGCTGTTGAACCCCCAGTGCTGGATGGCTAGTGATGAGATCCCCATTCCTGGCCCTATAGTACTGAGGCCAAATAAGGTGGCCAAGGTTATGGCCGTAAAGGGTTCCCCTTTTGTTCTTATTGACTCTCTTGCTTCTGTCCCTTCTGTCCACAGATCATATACAACATTTTCTTGGTGGTAAATAACCTTTGGAAACACTAATACCATGATGCAATATTCTGTTGACGAATTAAAGACATTCCTGCTAACACATTGGGTGAGCCCTGTCTTAGAACAAACCCACCAACCGTCAGGAGCTGGAATTATCCATTTAGATTCATTTATAGAGTAATTAGTCGGGGCACAAAGTGGATATGGCTAGAGGGGACCTTTCCTATACAAGTCCCATTGCCAGTGACCACTTGCAGTGTGAGGCCGGGGCCCTTTCGATTCCACTTGCAAGCTGCTGGCGACTCTTCTCCTGATTGTGAAAAAGGGGCAGCTAGACTGATGGCTTCGTAGAAGGGGGGTTTTATATCATAACATAGCCAGCAGGCCCTTGTTGCTTCAGGGTCTGACCGGTTTAAGGCCTCATACGCTGCTGTTAGCAATTTCCATAGGGAGTCTATGCTTTCTGGGTTCTGATTTTCTTGGATAGCTTGTGCTTTTACTACTGGGGTAAGGATGGGGGTCCTGCTGGAGGGAGTAGTGGAGATCTTCCTGGGGATAGgcttatctgttttttttccccaatacctGATTTGGCCCCACCGGTTGTACAAGAGGggagacttttaattttatttgaatggcaGTCCCAAAGAGGGGATATTGATATAAGTAGAGTCCCCAAGTGAGTCCTGAGACCCACCGCCTgtcctttttcccctcctctgtaaATCTTACACGAATAAGGTTACAGTTTTCATCATACCTGGTGCGGGTACATGGTTGGACATAAGACATTTCAATAAATTGGGGTTTTACTTTCCACTTCCATTCCCCATCATTGGAGGTGACACAACTCCAGGCTGCGCAGTAGAGGGTTTCAATCCCTCCACATGTGTGCCTCATCGCCCCCGTCCTAAATCCCGAACATGcataaaatccatttctacttATTGACACCCTCCTAAGCGGTTGCCTCCATTtacctccttccatttcttctaatGGACTaactttttctaaattaaaatataaatatggccACCAGGTATTTAATGGGGCAGTTCCTAGGGTTTTGTTGTATATTTCATGAGTCTCTAAGTTAGTAATTTCCCATGTCAAATTATAGGGCGTGTGGGGGTTTGGATTTACAGACAGAATTTGCAGAACAATCAAGAGGAGGGCAAGTACCATAGTTAAGGCTCAGTCCGTTGGCGGCGTAGGGTCAATTTTAAAGCATTGTCCTTAGTCCGATCAACAGTCCAGGTTGTCTTTGAAGGTCCGATGAGGTCTGAGAACGGGTCCACTGGTTTGGCGTGGGCGAAATGGATCCAGGTGGCGATTCCGTCTACTTTGATGGCAGTAGGTGTTGTCAGGATGACCTGAAAGGGTCCTTTCCACCTGGGCTCCAGAGTTCCCTGCCGATGACGTTTGACGAGGACCCAATCCCCTGGCCGGAATTGATGTGGAATAGGCGGGGGTCCAGTCTCATAGAGTTCCTTTAATTTGGGCCATACATCTTCATGGACCCTCTGCAAGGCTTGTAGGGAGAACAAGAGTTCAAGACTATTATCGTTCTCAGCTTTGACAAGGTTATCTTTTAGGTTagggatgatggggggtggtctaccatgtattatttcatagggTGTGAGTCCCAGTTTGTATGGGGAATTACGCACCCTGAACAGAGTGTAGGGGAGAAGGACCACCCAATTAGcgccagtctccatggtcaaTTTGGTTAGGGTCTCCTTTAAtgttctgttcattctctctacctgtcctgagctttggggtcagtatgcacaatgtaatttccaatcaGCCCCAAGTATGGAAGCCAGTCCCTGACTTACCTTAGAGACGAATGCAGGTCCATTGTCTGACCCTATCATTactggaaaaccatacctgggcagGATTTCTTCCAGGATCTTTTTGGCTACAATCTGCGCCATTTCATTCTTGGTTGTAAAGGTTTCAGTCCATCCTGAAAAGGTATCTACAAAAACTAGCAAATActtatatccatattttcctggttttacctCAGTGAAATCTACTTCCCATTAGGTCCCCGGTCTGCTCCCTCTTTGTCTTACCCCTGTTGTCTGAGGATTGCTACTCGCATCGTTGAGTTGGCACACTGTACATTTAGTGACTACTTGATCGACCTTATCagagacatttctgatttttagtccAGTCTGTCTCAGGAAGTCCAACATTCGCCAGGAACCTAAGTGGGTGCTGCAATGGATCCGCTCTAGAACTTGCCATCCTAGTTTATCTGGGAGTATAATGCTGCTTTTGGAGTCTCTCCACCAGCCATCTTTGATTTGGGTCATAGGAAGTTTACTCATCCATTGAATGTCGCTTTCTGAATACTCAGGGCTGGGGGGCAATTCCCGGGGTCCAGGGTCTGGCAGCTGTAGGGTCAGCAATTGCGCCGGGGGCCGAGCTATGTTTTTTGCAGTCTGATCGGCCAAATTGTTGCCCCGGGAAACTGGGTCGGTTGTCTTCTGGTGTCCTGGGCAATGCACAATCGCTAGCTTTTGGGTTCCCATAAGGCTGCTAGCAGGGCtagaatctcttctttatttttgatgtctttcCCTTCAGCTGTGAGGAGCCCCCGTTCTCTGTATATCACCCATGTACATGAGCGGTGGTAAAGGCATATTGGCTATCAGTGTACATGGTTAGCTTGTGGTCTCTTCCTAATTTTAGGGCCTGGGTTAAGGCTATTAGTTCAGCCTTCTGGGCTGAGGTTCCGGGAGGTAGGGCTTCTGCCCAAACGACCTCGGTTTCTGAAGTTACGGCCGCCCCCGCATAACTTTGTGCCTGGTGAACGAAGCTGCTTCCATCGGTGAACCAGATGGCGTCCGCATCCGATAATGGTTGGTCCTGCAAGTCCTCCCGGACCCCATAAACTTGAGCCAGTATGTCGGCACAGTCATGAAGTGGGGTTCCCATGTCTGGGTCTGGCAGCAGTGATGCTGGGTTCAGGGCCGTTATGGGGGTGAAGATGACCCTGAGGGGGTTCAACAGCAGTCCCTGGTAATGAGTGAGTCGAGCATTGCTCAGCCATCGGTCAGGTGGCTGCTTGAGGATGCCCTCGATGGCATGCGGGGTGGTGACTTGTAGCTCTTGACCCATGGTCAGCTTATCAGCGTCCTTTACCATTAGGGCAGTGGCTGCAATCATCCAGAGACAGGGTGGCCATCCAGTGGCCACTGGATCTAGCTTTTTAGACAGATAGGCTACTGGCCTGCGCCAAGGGCCCAAATGCTGGGTTAGCACCGCCTTAGCTATGCCTCAGTTTTCATCTACATATAGGTGGAAGGGTTTGGAGACATAGGGGAGTCCCAGGTCCGGTGCTGATAGCAGAGCAGTTTTAATTTGTTGGAAGGCCTGTTCGGCTTCTTCCGTCCAACTAAAGGGCTGTTTATCTTTTGTTGCCTGGTATAAAGGTTTTGCTAATTCAGCAAACGCTGGTATCCATAGTCTGCAGAACCCAGCCAACCCTAGGAATTCCCTCACCTGTCGTGGTGTCTGCGGTCTGGGAATACAAAGGACAGTCTCCTTCCAGGCATCCGTTAGCCAGCGTTGCTCCCCTCTCAGTAACCCAGGTAAGTTACCTCTGACTTGCAGATCTGAGCCTTCTTTGCTCAGGCGCGGTAGCCTAAGGTTCCCAGAGTTCGCAGGAGACCTTTGGTTCCCTGGATGCAGGCTTCGGGCGTCTTGGCAGCTATTAAGAGATCATCAACATACTGTAGGAGAGTTATATTAGGGTGTTGTTGTCTGTACTCACTTAAATCTTCGTGTAGAGCCTCATCGAACAGGGTCGGAGAGTTTTTGAATCCTTGTGGCAGTCTGGTCCAAGTGAGCTGGCCATTTATGCCCCTGTCTGGATCTGTCCACTCGAATGCAAATAGCTCTTGACTTTTAGGCGCTAGTGGTAGGctgaaaaaagcatcttttagaTCCAGAACAGTATACCATTGTTTTTCTGGGCTGAGGGCGCTCAGGAGAGTATAGGGGTTAGGAATGGTTGGATGTATGTCCATCACCCGCTTATTGACTTCTCCCAGGTCCTGCACTGGTCTGTATTCCCCGCTGTTGGGTTTGCACATGGGCAGCAGGGGGGTATTCCATGCTGAGTGGCAGGTGTGTAGGACCCCAAAGTCAAGGAGGCGGCGGATATGCGGTGTGATGCCATTTTTGGCTTCCGCGGGCATAGGGTATTGGCGCATGTGGACGGGGTCCGTCCCGGGCTTGACCTCTATAAATAGGGCTGGGTGATGTTTTGCTAGCCCCATACCACCCGTTTCTGCCCACGCATCTGGGAAGCATTGAAGCCAGGGCTCGATGCCCTGATCCAGAGGAGTGGGTTCCTGATGGAGCCTATATTCATCTTCTAGTTTCACAGTGAGTACAGATATGGGTTGGTTGTAGAAGTCAGTCACTGTGGGTCCCCCCGGTTGGAAATGAATTTGGGCCCCCATTTTGGTAAGCAAATCCCTCCCcaacagggggcaggggctgtcgGGAATGACCAGGAAGGAGTGGGTTACCTTCCCAGTTCCTAAGTCCACAGTCCTCTGAGTTGTCCAGGGGTACTTCTTTATTCCAGtggccccttgtacccaggatgatttttcagatacttttccaTGGGGCTTGACCAGAACTGAGTGCTGTGCCCCGGTATCAACTAGGAACTGGACCGGGGTCCCCTCCACTTGGAATGTTACCCTAGGTTCAGGGAGGGGATCCGAACCCCGTCCTCCCTATTCTGTATCTTGGGTAAACAGTATGGGGGCTATTTTAGGCTCCCATTGTCCTTGGCTGGGGCGGGGTTGTTTCTTCTTGGGGCATTCTCGTAtccaatggcctttttctttACAATAGGCGCATTGATCTTTATCTAAGTGCTGCCTGGGAGAGCGTGTTGTTTGAGTGCCTTCTGGGGGTGGCTGTTCTTTCTGGACTATAGCGGCCAGGACTttagtcattttctctgtggccttgatctgtctctcttctggGGCGTCCCTGTTGTTGTAGACCCGTTGTGCCATACGGAGCAGATCCTGGATCTGTTTACCTTCTAAATCCTCTAGCCTTTGgagttttttcttaatgtcaggAGCTGCTTGATTTACAAAGGACATAACGACAGCAGCCTGGTTCTCAGGGacttctggatccatgggggtaaaCTGCCTAAAGGCTTCCATTAATCTCTCTAAGTAAGCAGCTggactctctgcctttccctgtagGACCAAATATACCTTAGCCAAATTGGTGGGTTTGCGAGCTGCAGCCCGGAGACCCGCCATCAGAGTCTGGTGATAAATGAGTAGCCTTCCcctaccttctgccgtgttgtaGTCCCATTCATCCTGTGGAGGTCTGGTTAGGGGGAAAGCTACATTAATGAGGTCAGGGTTAGATGTCGGCTGACCGTCGTCTCCGGGAACCAGCTTTCTTGCTTCTAATTGGATCCTCTCTCGCTCCTCTGTAGTGAACAGGATGCGGAGGAGCTGCTGACAGTCGTCCCAGGTGGGCTGGTGGGTGAACATGACACTGTCTAAAAGAGCTATTAGGTCTTTAGGGTTATCAGAGAATCAAGCATTCTGTGTTTTCCAGTTGTAAAGGTCACTGGTGGAAAAGGGCCAATACTGGAGTCGGGGGTTAGCTGTTTCATTGGGGCATCCTATTTCCTGCAGGGGTAGGGCCACAGTGGAGTCGGGGAGGCGAGGGTTTGGCTCACACTGGGTGCGCCC
The sequence above is drawn from the Neofelis nebulosa isolate mNeoNeb1 chromosome 2, mNeoNeb1.pri, whole genome shotgun sequence genome and encodes:
- the LOC131490357 gene encoding LOW QUALITY PROTEIN: uncharacterized protein LOC131490357 (The sequence of the model RefSeq protein was modified relative to this genomic sequence to represent the inferred CDS: inserted 3 bases in 3 codons; substituted 4 bases at 4 genomic stop codons) — translated: MFTHQPTWDDCQQLLRILFTTEERERIQLEARKLVPGDDGQPTSNPDLINVAFPLTRPPQDEWDYNTAEGRGRLLIYHQTLMAGLRAAARKPTNLAKVYLVLQGKAESPAAYLERLMEAFRQFTPMDPEVPENQAAVVMSFVNQAAPDIKKKLQRLEDLEGKQIQDLLRMAQRVYNNRDAPEERQIKATEKMTKVLAAIVQKEQPPPEGTQTTRSPRQHLDKDQCGGRGSDPLPEPRVTFQVEGTPVQFLVDTGAQHSVLVKPHGKVSEKSSWVQGATGIKKYPWTTQRTVDLGTGKVTHSFLVIPDSPCPLLGRDLLTKMGAQIHFQPGGPTVTDFYNQPISVLTVKLEDEYRLHQEPTPLDQGIEPWLQCFPDAWAETGGMGLAKHHPALFIEVKPGTDPVHMRQYPMPAEAKNGITPHIRRLLDFGVLHTCHSAWNTPLLPMCKPNSGEYRPVQDLGEVNKRVMDIHPTIPNPYTLLSALSPEKQWYTVLDLKDAFFSLPLAPKSQELFAFEWTDPDRGINGQLTWTRLPQGFKNSPTLFDEALHEDLSEYRQQHPNITLLQYVDDLLIAAKTPEACIQGTKGLLRTLGTLGYRAXAKKAQICKSEVTYLGYXRGEQRWLTDAWKETVLCIPRPQTPRQVREFLGLAGFCRLWIPAFAELAKPLYQATKDKQPFSWTEEAEQAFQQIKTALLSAPDLGLPYVSKPFHLYVDENXGIAKAVLTQHLGPWRRPVAYLSKKLDPVATGWPPCLWMIAATALMVKDADKLTMGQELQVTTPHAIEGILKQPPDRWLSNARLTHYQGLLLNPLRVIFTPITALNPASLLPDPDMGTPLHDCADILAQVYGVREDLQDQPLSDADAIWFTDGSSFVHQAQSYAGAAVTSETEVVWAEALPPGTSAQKAELIALTQALKLGRDHKLTMYTDSQYAFTTAHVHGXIYRERGLLTAEGKDIKNKEEILALLAALWEPKXLAIVHCPGHQKTTDPVSRGNNLADQTAKNIARPPAQLLTLQLPDPGPRELPPNKLGWQVLERIHCSTHLGSWRMLDFLRQTGLKIRNVSDKVDQVVTKCTVCQLNDASSNPQTTGVRQRGSRPGTXWEVDFTEVKPGKYGYKYLLVFVDTFSGWTETFTTKNEMAQIVAKKILEEILPRYGFPVMIGSDNGPAFVSKVSQGLASILGADWKLHCAYXPQSSGQVERMNRTLKETLTKLTMETGANWVVLLPYTLFRVRNSPYKLGLTPYEIIHGRPPPIIPNLKDNLVKAENDNSLELLFSLQALQRVHEDVWPKLKELYETGPPPIPHQFRPGDWVLVKRHRQGTLEPRWKGPFQVILTTPTAIKVDGIATWIHFAHAKPVDPFSDLIGPSKTTWTVDRTKDNALKLTLRRQRTEP